The Chitinophaga caeni genome segment AGAATAAATACTTATGAACACAAGAGCTATTGATACCTAACGACTAAGAGAGCGAGGGTGCCAACTTCTGATTAAGCGTTCAGGTTAACTTTCAGCATTAGGAAATATCCAACATACTCATTTCCAGTATTGGTAATTTGAAATGGTTTCTCTTGGCTAATGCCATGATTTCCCTTTACACAGTGATGCAAGCTAGTTCTAATAAGGCTTGAATGAGCTCTGTATGTTCAGTTGTTAGAATTAAAAATTTACTAGAAATATGGTATTGGAATAGAAAATCTTGAACCTCTTACTTTAATTACAACAAAAAATGTCATAATGGACTCTAATTTTCATTCCTAGCATAACTCTTTTTACCTAGATGAGATAGAGACATTTGCTAGAAAAAGTGATACTATTTGATAGGCATCCTACCGGTATACTGTAACAATTCATTTAATAAAATTTTGTATTTCAGTTTAATTGAAATTCGGATATAGCTGGGTAGCTACTTCCTTAATCATTTAGCAGGTTATCAGCAGCTTCATCAAGCAAATGCATATCAACGGAATCGGTACCCGCAATCCCTTCAATAGATCCTTGGATATGGGCAGCATTGAGCAACACTTTTTCCAATTGTTTTTCACGGGCTTTCCAGAGTTTTTCCATGGTATCGCGTTCTTTTTGGATAGAAGTTCTCATGGCGCGGAAACCTTCGCTGATGGCTTTCCATTGTTCGCCAAATTCACCACCGGTAAGATATTGGTATAAAAGATGCATTTTATCACCTTTATTTTCTTGGCTTTTGGTGGCTAAGCTGATCTTTAGGATTGCTTCCCGCATGATGAAAGCGAGGTTTTTCACCTCGGCGAAAGTGCAGATGTAGATACCTTCTTTTTCACCGAAACGATCCATATCTTGCGGGAGTGTTTGGGTAACGAGTATCGCAACTTCAGCGCCCTGGGCGCGCATATCAGCTTTTAATTTTTCTATCCATTCGCGGGCGAAAGTTTTCGTTCTTTTGCTTTCATAAATTATTTTCCCGCATTCTTGTCCGAATTGATTGCGCACGACCTGGATACAATCCGCGCCCTTAACACCTTTACCCACTTCCTCGATCTGGTCAAAAGGAAAAGCGGATTGCAGCAGTTCTTCCAAGGCAAGCTCCATCACTTCGCCTTGCAGTTGCATAGATCCTTGTTCAGCTTTCCTTTTCATCTCTTCAGCCAGTTTGCGTTGGTCTTCCACCTGTTTTTCCAGCTCCTTGATCCGGAATTGAAATTCGGTCTCCTTCAAGCTATTCCTTTGCAATTCTTCCTGCTTAATTTGTTCGCGCAATTTGGAAGATTCTTCTAATAATTTCTTTTGCAGCGAGAGTTCGAGTTCCTGTTCTTTATTCTTTAGTTCTTGCTCCCTTTTGAGGAAATTGACCTGTTCTTGCC includes the following:
- a CDS encoding DUF2130 domain-containing protein codes for the protein MGTAITCPNCQHQFVIEDAFAANIEKEMRSKMETEWRKRLEQLQKDKAELSQLKSRMEQQAQQQEAELQRRLDAEKLRLQESLQQDIRKRLSQDFEQQIQLLQQANADNEEKLKLARQEQVNFLKREQELKNKEQELELSLQKKLLEESSKLREQIKQEELQRNSLKETEFQFRIKELEKQVEDQRKLAEEMKRKAEQGSMQLQGEVMELALEELLQSAFPFDQIEEVGKGVKGADCIQVVRNQFGQECGKIIYESKRTKTFAREWIEKLKADMRAQGAEVAILVTQTLPQDMDRFGEKEGIYICTFAEVKNLAFIMREAILKISLATKSQENKGDKMHLLYQYLTGGEFGEQWKAISEGFRAMRTSIQKERDTMEKLWKAREKQLEKVLLNAAHIQGSIEGIAGTDSVDMHLLDEAADNLLND